The genome window CTGGCATGGTGGCCTAACAGAATCACTCAGCCATGCTGCACTTCACCCCTCTGAGCCTTTGTCTTGTGTCAGCTGAGATTAGAGACAGATGGCTAAACGCTAACCAGATTAAATCCCCTTGACAGGGGATTAGCATTAGTCTTGCATATGCTTCATCTGGATTCTGATTAAACATGTGCCAACTATATTCTGGGTGCTTAACAGTTACCATACCACTTTGTTTAGAGTCATTCGATCTGACAGAATCAGTGGCTTCTGAAGATTTTTTCATTATCCCTACTAAGTTGATGCTGCTTCATCCAGTCGGATGTAATCGCACTGAACACTTTTCCATGATTGATTCATGCACCatgcaaagatttcaaaaccATTTATTATGCAATTCATCATGTTTAAGTGATTAGTTGCAAACAGCTGCTGCACCAAGCTAACACTACTGTATCTCAGCCCAGAACCTGACCCAATTGTGAGGCCTTGAGGTCCTGGGCGTCATTATTTTGCTTGGTGCAGTTGCAGCTGTTGGCCACCAGGGGTCAAAGTTCGTCTCGTGGAGCCTTCAGGGGGAAATTCATAAATTCTTCAGGGACATCCTCTCCTTTTTGTGACCTCTTGTAGAAGCCAAGAGAGTCCAGAAGATCACAGATTTCATCTGACTTCATCTTCTTGAGTGGAACAATCTGAGGATGAAAAAGGCTTTCTGATCGAAAGAGTTGACAATTTTCATGCTAGTCCATGCTAGGAGTTTTCCCCTCAGATGATGCATGATGTTTAGATGTTAGCCTATTAGATAAACAACATTCCATCAAAGTTTCCATTCAAAGTTTCAATTTTCAGGAGTCAGAATTTGGTAACCGTAGTTACCATCTTGCACAAAAGTAAAACCCAAAGTGAACCAAAGTTGTCTTGATTGGCTGGTGTATTGTAGAACTTCAGTGCTATACTACGGAAACGTTTGCACAATATTTGGCTGTACACGTTCAAAAGAAGCGCATCTTACCTTCACCTCCTCATCCTTCTCGTTGTAAAAGATAAGACGTGGGTTTTTGTCGTCTCCGGAATCATACTCCAGGTTATGACTTTTACACACGGGTTAAAGCAAACGGCCTCTCAAAGATGCTCCAGTTGTGCATTTACTGTATGGTTTTAAACAATGCAGCTCTAAAATCACTTTACTTTTCATTGAAGCTGAACATCTAAAACTCttctcttcaaatcccactAAACCGAAAGCTTAACTTCACAGTACATGGCATCTGAATCTGAGCAGCTATTTTCATGCTGATTCATGCTAATATGTGAGGATACTACAGTGCCAAGCGCTCCATGAGGAACTTGTAGAGCTCAGGCATCTTCTTTATGGATCATCCCACCACACTGGGAGCCTTGTCggagaaaacacaaagccaTTAGCAGACATAAGAGTTAAGAAAAGAGAAGCTATATTATtacacattcatttgttcatttgccTTCTGATTCCCCTGGTGGTTTTGGTAGAAGCCAGGTTAGCATTGACTGTAGATAatgtagtgagttgcagtattGAGCTTCTGCAAGCAATACACAGGAATTGGTGAACAATACTGGCATATAGTGATATTGAGAGTACAAGTCGAAAGCTACTATGTAACTACTATGACTAGCTTACATGGCACATATTATCATTGTTCTTGAGGTAACTGACCACGGAGCATCCATCACTGTGGTacatggtatatatatatatgagttgCACTTAATGTTGAGGAAAACAAATCACtttttatagcagctataaacagttcttCCCTCACCAGTTCCTCTGTCTttaacaagatttaaaaaataaataaataaataaataaaaatacaacttgTAGGCTTGTCTAATCTAAGAAACCACAAACCCCTCTGTCCATGTCCGAAAACATTTTAAGTTGCAAATTTACCCCAGATTATTACAAAGCCCTGggaatggagactccttccataaatgctacaTCAAAGTCTCCTTTTAGAAAAGTTCACCATATGAACAattgtgtttacatgtgttAAATCTGTTTATCTGGAGTGTCCACCATACGAGTCCGTGTTAAAGCggttactataggaacgatagcatattagaatgagtgcgtTAATACCAACCTgggatttgccttgcagctggaactactgtccgagttgttgttttagaaaaataatcaacatgtTCTAACCGATTAGATTTCAGAATGGATCTGTGCTGTGGTATAGAATTCACCAGAGTAATGCACGagtttcattcatttctgtttTGATTTCAATATCAGTCCTATGTCATTGGAATCCAGTGGAGCTATTTTTCACTCGGAGTAGTTATTTTGCGACATAACCACAAAACTATCCAGATTCTCTATAAAACTACTCACAATCAGTTTTCCTCTGGCAATGATGAGTTTTTCTTCTCCGGCTGGACTCTGCGTGGTGTTTTCCTCTGTTTTTCCCGTGGCACAGAGCGCCAAGAGGACCATCATTGAGAGCCACATGGTGAAATCTCACAGCAATGGAAAATGTCTGTGGGAAATACAGGTGCACTGATAACTGCACTCATGTGGCAAAGCCTGATTGGTCCGTCTAGTGTCCCGTCTCTTTTCGGAATATTAAAGAGaacagacagatttttttttttttttaatcattttgcgGCAAAGCTTTGAAACAGGACGTAATGATGTGCAGGTAGAAACGAGTGACTCAGAAAAGTTCTGCCTGAATATATCTAGCATTTTTCCGGAAATCCTGGTGATTCTATGATCGGGGCGCCGTTTGTATCCATCTTATAttaaatttataaatatgcaCTGTACGTAAATTAAAGGTCATTTGAACAGTACAATGCATTTTTTCTTATATTcactgttcaaaaaaaaaaaaaagttgtaaggGCTATAAGAGTGAAAATATTCCATAGGGTACACTTATTACATGTGTTTAACTGACATCCGACCTGAAatgctaaatataaataaaactataaactTAGCCTAATTGAGTGCAATGCTTTTAATTGGACAATTTCTGGCGTAAATTTCCATCTGGAGTTTTTATCAGAGTCTCCCATAGTCCTTCAAGGCTTACTCACACAATACTGATTTTAACGTGTTATTGTACTGCAACAGAAATGAAAGCTGCTCATAACTCACTCATGAAAGCTCATAAATTCCTCAATACTGCTACTGGTGCTTTTGAATAAGACAGCGGTCATGACCTCTGAGAGCTGAGAGTGTTTACACAGTTCACTGAATCTATAGGACCCTTATACTGTcagagttttgtttttaatcagtatATTGTTCAGTGCTGACATTTGAACGGAGACGGATTTAAAACGTGGGGTTAAACAATGTATGAAACGCACGTTTACAATAGCTGGGATTACAAGCATGGACAGTGTAAACTAATTATAGCGAACACCCATAAAACCCTGTTATTCAGAGCCGACCAACTCAACCagcacaaccaccaccaccacgaaCAACAACATTATGTGTTTGGTGGTGTGGGAAAGCCCATCCGATATCATCGAGACAgtgcaaatatttattcaccAAAACAAAAGACATGTTTTTATTAACGTTGTGAACTCGGCGTTCTGCAAACGATCACGTAAGTAgataaggagccagtttaataAACATGGCTAGAAAAATCTCTGTAGGTTCAGAATAAAGGTGTGtaggttttgtttattatattaaatgaaaatgaaatcaatAAGTAGCAGGAGCTTTTAGAGAAATTATACGTCGGAGTCTTTCAGCGGAATATTTAAAGGTGATTTTAATTGAAATGTGAATGTGATATTCCCCCTTTTCACTTTAAAGCAGACTTTAAAATGCTGGAAATTTACTTCTGTAGTTTTCATAATTGTATATAGGAGAAAATATCAGAATTTGACCACATGAAGACCTGTGTTATGGCACCAATTACATTTTTGATCAAACTGGAGGATTAAATGGCAGACACAGGAGGGAAAGGTCAAATCAGTAACTATAGATATATataagcctttttttaaaaaaaaaaaaaaaaagggaaaaaaaggaaatgtaagGGACAGGGCTTCTAAAAAAGTAACACATGTACTACATAATTCCTAATTATTATGTGTTaagatgaataataaaaaaagtatattttgaTTGATATGGTGGATATTACAAAATGATTAAACCTCAAATATACCAGACACCAGAGAAGCTGGGAATAAATACACCAAGCATGTTGTAATATGTGTTTAACGCCCTTACAGAATTTTATAGTATTATagtaacacacaataacaaacAATACGGTTGTGCATTAATAGTAACTAACCAACAGAGGGCGCTGTGTTTCCTGCCTCATACACGAAGATAACCAGTGAAAAGAAACTGCTGTACATAGGAATGCTGCGTAGAAACCAACCCACTACACTATACCatgtcacccccccccccccatctctttttctctctctattttcccctctcttttccttctcctctctcctccacgtctttctctcttttcctctctcaccACTTCCCTTCTCTACctccttccatttttttttacttcctctctcatctctcctcattTCTCACTCGTtccccttctccctctctctttcccccacCATCTCACCCCTCGACattgtctccatctctctctctccgtcttatTTTCCATGACCTTTTTCCTTTCGCTCTTCTCTTCCGCCCCTCCTCTGTATCTCTTTATCTCATCTCTATTTTCTGCTCTTTCTTcccttccttctctccctccctccctctgccCTTATTTCACTCTTACTATCTgtcttattctttctttctcatggcTCTTCCTCACATTCTTTATCTCTTTACCCCACCTCAATCTCTTGCGCtttcttcccctctcttctctttttattttttctcttttcctcctccttacttctttctcactctctccatctcactctTACGCTTttcattcttctctctctcgttctcactctcctctctctttatccCTCTATCTCGAACTCTCTATTTCCCCCTCATACAGTTCACATATACACAAAGTGTCTTTCTCTACtttcctctctatttttctccagctctctgtctttctctactttccccctctctctttctctctgtctctctcgctctcccttgCTTTTTCTCCACTCGCTCCCTCACCACAATCCTCCTTCTCTCTTACTCCATCCATCTCACAGTTACtattttgtttcttctttctgtcttcATACCCCTTTCTCGAACTTTCTACACCTCCCCAGCTCTGTCCCATCCTCTATCTCTCTGTTCTTCCTGTTTCCTCCTCTCTGTCTTGCTGTCTGAGCTTCTGTCCAAAGTAACCTTCAGAGTAAGTACTGAGAGGGGTGTGAGCTGGGGAGTGAAGGGGGTGGGGTGTGGGGGTGAGGGGGTTGGACTAGTGTGAGAAAGGACGAGAGGATTTTGCGTGCCTGAACAGGAACATTTCAGTGTTACGCAAGTGTTACAGCCACATCTGCAGAACCTATTCAGATTGTTTCGCATGTGGCCTGTGCAGGTTCCTCGTATCCCTGATATTTATTCCTGATGTCTCACACCTCCTATTACAAACATCCCTTCATCCCTGATGAGTCACTTATGCCTGGATTAAGATCAATTGGGACGTTTAGGATATtaacaaacgcacacacacacacacacacacataaccctGTCCCTTAACACAGCTATCGCATGCATAATAAGGAAGAGGAAGCCATTTTCAGCTGCAGGCTCTCATCTTCTCTGTGTACCTTTTTCCTcttccttaaataaataaataaacaaataaatctttGGTTTTCTCCACGCTCAGCATTTAGGTACGGCTTCCTCCTGTGAATAATAAAAGCTGGTTGTTTGATCCTCCATGTCTGTATCCCCAGGGCActcgttaacaaacacacacacacacacacacacacacacacacacacagtttaaccTCACCGCCCATTTTATACTTTCATTAACACTATAATCATGTAATTGTACATTCAGAAACGGACAAATAACACTTTTATTCCTCAGCactgaattctccattctgattggtcagtaggtgtTGATTGGGTTTCTACAACCGTCGCTCTGActgtagttccagctgcaaggcaaatcgcAGGTATATAtcaatgcactcgttctaatacgttattaaCAACGTACACGGGACGCGTCAGATAATGTAATacttaaaataaacagaaaaaaaaaaatccctgccGCTATTTAACAACTGAAATGATATAGCCGTCGATGAAAACGACGGCGTTTTCTGCGAGATGTTCATTTAGCGTTTGTGTAAGGAGACTCCAGGGTCGCCTCCCTGACCCCTGTCAGTGAAACTCCCATGTCTAATAACATACTGGCTCAGGTTTTAAAGTGCGTAGAATTATTATGGAttctaaaagaaagaaagagagaggaaaaaaagagatttgCGGGTTCAGTGAACCAGCACTGGCTCCATGCTTGTGGAACCTGAGACTCTCTTTGGGGCCCTTGGGTAAGACCTTTAACCTTTAGTCGCTCATATATacattggggcagtggtggcttaatggttaaggctctgggttactgattggaaggtcgggggggttcaagccccagcactgccaagctgccactgttgagcccttaaccctctctgctccagggggcgccgcatgtgtgtgtgtgtgtgtgagaccctgcactctgaccccaacttcctgacatgcgaagaaaacaatttcactgtgctctactgtatatgtgaccaataaagaatcatcatcattataattatcattatataCCTACTGTATGTACTCGGATCAGATCCTGTGTCatcggataaaagcgtctgctttTGTGTTGTGCAGAAGTACTAGATAAGGGGATCCAAAGGGTCATTTCCTTTTCACCATATATTATCTTTTAAACAAGCCTGTTTTAACTTGAACATTTCCTCCACGCTGCACTCTGAGctccagagagagaggaggaaagcaGACGTGTTTACAGATTTCAAGCTGTTGCACTGGTGACATCACCACACCGGGGACCGGATGTACGCTGGTTAGAgtcccaccacacacacacacacacacacacacacacatgctgaggTCCAGAGGTGACCACATCAGAGGTGATATAGAGAGAGCAGACTACAGCAGCAACGCCACAGCTCTAATCTCACACTGATAATGAAAAACACATGCTCAGTCAGTGAAACAGCCGAGAAAAGAGAgtgggagggaggaagagagtaaaataaaaaaacaacacacacccacGAGAAGACGTTTCATAATGCCCCGATTCTTTTTCTCTGCAGAAATTTCAGGTCGAGATTTCATCCAGAATAAAACCGAAACGTCTCATTAATCATCGCTGCATATTGCGTTTCAGTGGAGCTGGTGGTCTGGCTCCGGTCACAGCGGGACACACGGATGGAGGGATTTACACCAGGTCGATATAGGTTGACCCTGCTGATGTGTGCTGTTAAAAGGGAAAAGTGTTTCTCCATGACATTCCCCCCCCATGTTGCTACAGACAGGACACACGGTCTCTCTGTCCCATTTGGAAACATAGttgatttttctttaaaaaaaaacaaaaaaaaaattaacaacaacaacaacaacaacaataacaaaaaaaattggctCTGAAATAGTCTCTGAAACTTGAAACCTTGATTGGCCACACAATGAAGacaaagagagggaggggggaaaagATGGAGAATAAGAAAGCAAAGGACAGAAAAGATagagttcagagagagagagagaaagagagagagagagagggagaacgaaagagagagagagtaagaaagagagagagagagaaagagagagttagagaaagagagagagaaagaaagagagagagagaaagaaagagagagaaagaaagagagagagaaagaaagagagagagaaagaaagagagagggagagagaaagagagagaaatagagagagagagagagggagagagagagagagagagaaagaaagagagagagaaagaaagagagacagagagagagaaagagagagagagagaaagaaagagagacagagagagagaaagaaagagagacagagagagagagagaaagagagaaagagagagagagagagaaagaaagagagagagatagagaaagaaagagacagagagagagagagagaaagagagagagagagagagagaaagagagagagagagagagaaagaaagagagagttagagaaagagagagagaaagaaagagagagttagagaaagagagagagaaagaaagagagagagaaagaaagagagacagagagagagaaagaaagagagacagagagagagagagaaagagagaaagagagagagagagagaaagaaagagagagagatagagaaagaaagagacagagagagagagagagaaagagagagagagagagagagaaagagagagagagagagagaaagaaagagagagttagagaaagagagagagaaagaaagagagagaaagaaagagagagttagagaaagaaagagggagagagaaagagagagaaatagagagagagaaagaaagagagagaaatagagagagagagagagagagagagagggagagagagagagagagagagagaaagaaagagagacagagagagagaaagagagagagagagagaaagaaagagagagagagagagaaagaaagagagacagagagagagagagaaagagagagagagagagaaagaaagagagagagatagagaaagaaagagacagagagagagagagagaaagagagagagagagagagagagagagagagagaaagaaagagagagagagagagagagagagacggataaaGG of Ictalurus punctatus breed USDA103 chromosome 22, Coco_2.0, whole genome shotgun sequence contains these proteins:
- the selenoe gene encoding selenoprotein e translates to MWLSMMVLLALCATGKTEENTTQSPAGEEKLIIARGKLIAPSVVGUSIKKMPELYKFLMERLALYHNLEYDSGDDKNPRLIFYNEKDEEVKIVPLKKMKSDEICDLLDSLGFYKRSQKGEDVPEEFMNFPLKAPRDEL